The Acidobacteriota bacterium genomic sequence CGCCTGCACGACGCGCACGCGATGCCAATCGGCTTCGAGTTCATCGGCGACAATCATCGGCAAACAGGTGCGCGCCCCGGTTCCCATTTCGGAACGATGGGCGACGATGGCGACCGTGCCGTCGGGTTCAATGCCTAAATAGACGCTCGGTTGCCAGGCGTTTGCGGTCGCGGGTTTTTGTATGCCTTGCGCAGAGCCTGGTGTGAGACGTGCAGCGACGACGAAAGCGCCCGCCGCGAAAGCCTGACCAATAAATTGGCGACGCGATACATTGGTGATTTTCATGCCTTCACCCCCGATGCCATTTTGATTGCCTGACGAATGCGTTGATAGGTGCCGCACCGACAAATATTGCCGCGCATATTTTCATCAATGTCTTTGTCCGTCGGCTTGGGTTTGATTTTAAGCAAGGCTGCGGCTTGCATGATTTGTCCGCTCTGACAATAACCGCATTGCGGCACGTTGCAGGCTTGCCAGGCTGTTTGCAGCGGATGTTCGCTTTTGGCAGCAAGCCCTTCAATGGTGGTGACAATTTTTCCGGCAACCGCGCTCATCGGCGTTGAACAACTGCGTATGGCTTTGCCGTTCAGATGCACCGTGCAAGCGCCGCACAGTCCCATGCCGCAACCGAATTTGGTGCCGGTCAAATTTAATTCATCGCGCAAATACCAGAGCAGCGGCATCTCAGGGTCGCCATCAAATCGTCTGGCTTTGCCGTTCACTGTTAATTGAATCATCGCTCTCCTCTTCCTTTGCTTGGCTTAAATAATTGGGCGCGGTTAATCGGCAATGCAATAAACACACGTTGAAAGGTCTTTTGCAATCCCGATTAACCGCGCTGTAGGTTTGTCGTTAAATAAAGTACGCACCGAGGCGCGAGAACACAAGGCAGTTTTTCAAATCAGACGAATGAGTAGTCATATGATTTCAGATTGACCTTATGAAATTGATGCTCACCAGCGAAAGTGAACGGTTGTCTTCGGATTAGACGGATTAGGCGGATAGAATCGAAATCCGCCTAATCCGAAGACGCGCTTTGCTTAGTTGCGATTAGCTGGGGTTCGACTTAATCGCGTTTGGCAACACCTTTCGCGCCGAGTTCTTTTAACAACTCCTGCACGGCGGTTTCAATTTGCCGGTCGCGCCCTGCAAGGTTATCTTCCGGCGTATTTTCGACCAGGATGTCCGGTTTGACGCCGTAATTTTCCATGTTGGTGCGATTTTTATCGGCAAGAAAAACTCCGACCCCCGGCGTGCGCACAGTCGAACCGTCAATCAATGAATAACTGCCGGTGCCGATAACTGCGCCCATCGTCGGCGTGCCGATGACTTTGCCAAGCCCCAGGGCGCGAAAACCCGCCGGGAACATTTCGGCATTCGACGCCGAACGCCAGTTCTGCAAAACCGCTTTGGGCCCGAAATAACCCGCAAACGGTCTGCCGGTCGGCTCGGTGCCGCGCGGTTGCCAGATTTGATATTCGCGTTGCACTAAAATGGCGAGCAATTCCTGTTCGATATTGCCGCCGCCGTTGAAGCGTTGGTCAATAATCAACGCCTCTTTGTTGCGATTTTCGCGAATCTCTTTTTCAAATCGGCGCAGGCTCGGTTGATTCATCGCTTGAATGTGCAGATAGCCGATGCGCCCGTTCGATAATTTATCAACCATAGCGCGACGATCTTTAACCCAACGCTCGTAACGCAACTGGCTGAATTGTCCCGCAGGAATCGGGTCAATGCGGGCTTTCCACGCGCCTTGTTCCGTTGGTTTATCATTGAGCATCACTTCAACTTTGCGATTGAGTCGCGTGTTGTTGAGCATCGCCCAATAGTTATCTCCGGCTTTCACGCTCTTGCCATTGATACTGATGAGATAATCGCCCGCCTTTACTTTCACCCAATCTTTATCGGCGGGACCCTCCTGGTAAACATAACTCACTTTGTAACGCCCGGCGGCGGCATCGGCTTCAAAGTCCAAGCCAAGATGCACGGTTGCAACTGCGCCGTCGCGTCCGCCCGGCGCGGGCGCTGCGCCGGTGTGCGAAGCGTTCAACTCGCCAATCATTTCGTTGATGATGTTCAAGAGTTCCTGCCGGTCGCCGACGAATTCCACCAGCGGTTGATATTTGCTCTTCATGGCGTCCCAGTTTTTGCCGTGCATCTGCGGGTCATAAAACCTGTATTTCATGGTGCGCCAGGCATCATCGAACATCTCAGCCCACTCGGCAGGCTTATCAATTTTAACTTTGGCAGTAAAGGTCACGCGCCGACGTCCGCCCGCGCCGCCAAAAGGCGAGGCGGTTTGTGCGGTGTTTGCACCGCCGCCCTGCGCCGCAAGCGTCACGGAGTAGACCGATTGACCTTCTCTGAAAAACAGCGTGCGTCCATCGCGTGTAATCGCCAGTCCCGAAATGCCGCCGCCAAATCCGCCAAATCCGCCGCGCCCGCCGCCATCGCCAGCGCCCGGCGCTTGCCCTGCGGTGATGCGCGTCAGTCTGCGACCGTCGTCTTGGATTGAGTAAACCACAGGCGTTGAACCCAGCCCTGCGGGTTCGGTGGTGACAAAAACAATCGTGCGACTGTCGGGCGAAGTCGTGTAGTTGAATGCGCCGAAAGGCATGCGCGTGACCTGTCGGGTGCGGCGTTTGAGACCTTCCCAATCGACCTTGATTTCTTTCGGCGGCTGGTTGTTGCGTTGCGCTTGCGCGCGTTGCATGGCTTCAGGAGGAGCATCGGCATCGGGGCGTTCTTCGGGGTCATTGGGGTCGCGCTCTTCGCGTTCAAGCGCCACCACATAAATTTGCGCGGAACTGCCAAAGCCTCCACCGCCGCCACCTTCGTTGCGCGCGAAGTAGAGTTTTTTGCCGTCGTGTGAAAATTGCGGATTCACATCGGCGTAAGAATCAAATGTCACTTTGCGCTCTTCGCCGCCACTTGCGGAAATTAAATAAACATCATTGGTGCGCGTCTGGTCAGCTTTTGAATAAGCGATCCATTTACCATCAGGCGACCACGCCGGTTGACTGATGTTGCCGAATTTCGACTGGGTGAGTTCGACTGTCTGTTTGGCATCAAGGTTGTATTTTCTGAGTTTGTTGTCCGATGCATTGAAAGCAATCTCTTTGGAATTAGGCGACCACGCGAAGGAAAATTTCAGGCTGTCGAAATCGCTGATTTTCTGCGGGTCGTCCGAGCCATCGCTTGCGGCAACGTAAAGTTCTTCGCGCCCGCTCTGGTCAGAGATAAAGGCAATCCACTTTCCATCGGGCGAATACTGCGGGTCTTTGTCGCGCCACGGACTATCGGTAATCTGTTTCAAATCGCCTTCATCGGTTGGGGCAGTGAAAATCTCGCCGTGAATCGAAAAGGCGATGCGGCGACTCGAAGGCGCGAGGTCGTAATCATCAACCTGTGAATTGAAATCGCGATACTCGGCAAGATTTTCCTGAGTCTCGGCGGCGATGTCGATTTTAATCGGCGTCACTTTCTTCGACGCGACCTCGAGTTTCCAGATGCCGAAGTCATGTTCAAAAACAATCGTCTTGCCATCGGCGCTCATTCCCGGAAAGCGCACATCGCCGGTTTTGAAGGTCGTCACCTGTTCGGCTTTGCCGCCGGTTTCATTGATGCGATAGATGTTCGTCAGCCCTGTGCCTTCGCGGTCGCTGACGAAATAGATGAAACCGTTGGCGCTCCACATGGGCCACGAATCCAAGCCGTCGAAATCGGTAAGGTCAGTGAATTTTTTCGCGGCAATATCCATCACCGTCACGTCCGTTTGATAGGAGCCGCGATAATATTTGCGCCAGTAAACCTGACCCTTGCGATTGATGGCGAGTTTTTTGCCATCGGGCGAATAGCAGGCGTAAATGCCGATGTCCGAACCTGCGCTTTGCGGCAATCCGCCATCAAGACTGACAGTGTAGAGTTTGCCGAGAAAATCTTCGCCGCGTTGCGAGGCAAATAAAATATTTTTTGAATCGGGCGACCAACCCAGCACTGTGTCATCTGCGGAATGCGTAGTCAGTTGTTTCACTGCGCCGCCTTCGACGGGAATGATGAAGACATCCATATTGCCGTTGCGGTCACTTGAGAAGGCAATCCATTTACCATCCGGCGAAAAACGCGGATAGGCATCGCGGGCTTTATTGACCGTAAGCCGTCGCACATTCTGTCCGTTTTCATCAGCCGTCCAGATGTCTGCAAGATAGGTGAAGGCGACGCGCCCCTGATGATAATGCGGATAGCGCGCCAGTTTCGCTTCGCGGCTGAAAGCCGGGACTGCTGAGAGAGCGATGAATGAAAA encodes the following:
- a CDS encoding (2Fe-2S)-binding protein, which produces MIQLTVNGKARRFDGDPEMPLLWYLRDELNLTGTKFGCGMGLCGACTVHLNGKAIRSCSTPMSAVAGKIVTTIEGLAAKSEHPLQTAWQACNVPQCGYCQSGQIMQAAALLKIKPKPTDKDIDENMRGNICRCGTYQRIRQAIKMASGVKA
- a CDS encoding S41 family peptidase, coding for MKKLLAFAFSFIALSAVPAFSREAKLARYPHYHQGRVAFTYLADIWTADENGQNVRRLTVNKARDAYPRFSPDGKWIAFSSDRNGNMDVFIIPVEGGAVKQLTTHSADDTVLGWSPDSKNILFASQRGEDFLGKLYTVSLDGGLPQSAGSDIGIYACYSPDGKKLAINRKGQVYWRKYYRGSYQTDVTVMDIAAKKFTDLTDFDGLDSWPMWSANGFIYFVSDREGTGLTNIYRINETGGKAEQVTTFKTGDVRFPGMSADGKTIVFEHDFGIWKLEVASKKVTPIKIDIAAETQENLAEYRDFNSQVDDYDLAPSSRRIAFSIHGEIFTAPTDEGDLKQITDSPWRDKDPQYSPDGKWIAFISDQSGREELYVAASDGSDDPQKISDFDSLKFSFAWSPNSKEIAFNASDNKLRKYNLDAKQTVELTQSKFGNISQPAWSPDGKWIAYSKADQTRTNDVYLISASGGEERKVTFDSYADVNPQFSHDGKKLYFARNEGGGGGGFGSSAQIYVVALEREERDPNDPEERPDADAPPEAMQRAQAQRNNQPPKEIKVDWEGLKRRTRQVTRMPFGAFNYTTSPDSRTIVFVTTEPAGLGSTPVVYSIQDDGRRLTRITAGQAPGAGDGGGRGGFGGFGGGISGLAITRDGRTLFFREGQSVYSVTLAAQGGGANTAQTASPFGGAGGRRRVTFTAKVKIDKPAEWAEMFDDAWRTMKYRFYDPQMHGKNWDAMKSKYQPLVEFVGDRQELLNIINEMIGELNASHTGAAPAPGGRDGAVATVHLGLDFEADAAAGRYKVSYVYQEGPADKDWVKVKAGDYLISINGKSVKAGDNYWAMLNNTRLNRKVEVMLNDKPTEQGAWKARIDPIPAGQFSQLRYERWVKDRRAMVDKLSNGRIGYLHIQAMNQPSLRRFEKEIRENRNKEALIIDQRFNGGGNIEQELLAILVQREYQIWQPRGTEPTGRPFAGYFGPKAVLQNWRSASNAEMFPAGFRALGLGKVIGTPTMGAVIGTGSYSLIDGSTVRTPGVGVFLADKNRTNMENYGVKPDILVENTPEDNLAGRDRQIETAVQELLKELGAKGVAKRD